A genomic region of Noviherbaspirillum sp. L7-7A contains the following coding sequences:
- the uvrA gene encoding excinuclease ABC subunit UvrA gives MEEIRIRGARTHNLKNINLDLPRNKLIVITGLSGSGKSSLAFDTLYAEGQRRYVESLSAYARQFLQLMEKPDVDLIEGLSPAISIEQKATSHNPRSTVGTVTEIHDYLRLLYARVGTPYCPRHPERALAAQSVSQMVDAVLAMPEDTRLMILAPVVANRKGEHLELFEHMQAQGFVRFRVQSGTGGAHIHDIDDLPKLKKTEKHTIDVVIDRIKVKAEIKQRLAESFETALRLADGRAMVVDMDTGIESVYSNKFACTDCGYSLQELEPRLFSFNNPMGACQECDGLGHIEFFDPRRIVAFPNLSLASGAVKGWDRRNQFYFQMLSSLASHFEFDLDVPFEDLPQKAQDVVLHGSGRQTVPFTYINERGRAVVREHTFEGVVNNLQRRYRETDSIAVKEELAKFINKKECPACNGARLREEARHVKVGNGAQERAIYEVAATPLRDTLAFFENLKLKGSKREIADRIIKEIIARLTFLNNVGLDYLSLERSADTLSGGEAQRIRLASQIGSGLTGVMYVLDEPSIGLHQRDNDRLIETLKHLRDIGNSVLVVEHDEDAIRCADYIVDMGLGAGVHGGDVIAEGTLAQILKNKKSLTAQYLNGTFQIKVPEQRTRPDPKRQFIITGATGNNLKNVTFKVPVGLLTCVTGVSGSGKSTLVNDTLYHAAARHLYGSQAEPAPHDSISGMEHFDKVISVDQAPIGRTPRSNPATYTGVFTPIRDLFATVPTAKERGYSAGRFSFNVKGGRCESCQGDGVLKVEMHFLPDVYVPCDVCHGNRYNRETLEVQYKGKNITEVLGMTVEEAHEFFKPVPVIARKLQTLLDVGLGYIRLGQSATTLSGGEAQRVKLSLELSKRDTGRTLYILDEPTTGLHFHDIDLLLKVIHRLRDQGNTVVIIEHNLDVIKTADWIIDLGPEGGAGGGQIIGAGTPEDVAKTLASFTGKYLAPMLKKKN, from the coding sequence ATGGAAGAAATTCGCATTCGAGGCGCCCGTACGCACAACCTCAAGAACATCAACCTTGACCTGCCGCGCAACAAACTGATTGTCATTACCGGCCTGTCCGGTTCCGGAAAATCCTCACTGGCCTTCGACACCCTGTATGCCGAGGGCCAGCGCCGCTATGTGGAGTCGCTGTCGGCCTATGCCCGCCAGTTCCTGCAGCTGATGGAAAAGCCCGACGTCGACCTGATCGAAGGCCTGTCGCCGGCCATCTCCATCGAGCAGAAGGCCACCTCGCACAACCCGCGCTCGACGGTGGGCACCGTCACCGAAATCCACGACTACCTGCGCCTCCTGTATGCCCGCGTCGGCACGCCCTACTGCCCGCGCCATCCGGAGCGGGCGCTGGCGGCGCAGTCGGTGTCGCAGATGGTGGACGCCGTGCTGGCCATGCCGGAAGACACCAGGCTGATGATCCTGGCGCCGGTGGTGGCCAACCGCAAGGGCGAGCATCTCGAGCTGTTCGAGCACATGCAGGCACAGGGATTCGTGCGCTTTCGGGTGCAGTCCGGCACCGGCGGCGCGCATATCCATGACATCGACGACCTGCCCAAGCTGAAGAAAACCGAGAAGCACACCATCGACGTGGTGATCGACCGCATCAAGGTCAAGGCCGAGATCAAGCAGCGCCTGGCGGAAAGCTTCGAGACCGCGCTGCGCCTGGCCGACGGCCGGGCGATGGTGGTGGACATGGACACCGGCATCGAGAGCGTCTATTCCAACAAGTTCGCCTGCACCGACTGCGGCTACTCGCTGCAGGAACTGGAGCCGCGCCTGTTCTCCTTCAACAACCCGATGGGCGCCTGCCAGGAATGCGACGGCCTCGGCCATATCGAGTTCTTCGACCCGCGCCGCATCGTGGCCTTTCCCAACCTGTCGCTGGCCTCCGGCGCGGTCAAGGGCTGGGACCGGCGCAACCAGTTCTATTTCCAGATGCTGTCCAGCCTGGCGTCCCATTTCGAGTTCGACCTCGACGTGCCCTTCGAAGACCTGCCGCAGAAGGCGCAGGACGTGGTGCTGCACGGCTCGGGCCGGCAGACCGTGCCCTTCACCTACATCAACGAGCGCGGCCGCGCCGTGGTGCGCGAGCATACCTTCGAAGGCGTGGTCAACAACCTGCAGCGGCGCTATCGCGAGACCGACTCCATCGCCGTCAAGGAAGAGCTGGCCAAGTTCATCAACAAGAAGGAATGCCCGGCCTGCAACGGCGCCCGGCTGCGCGAGGAGGCGCGCCATGTGAAGGTCGGCAACGGCGCGCAGGAACGCGCCATCTATGAAGTTGCGGCCACGCCCTTGCGCGACACGCTGGCATTCTTTGAAAACCTGAAGCTCAAGGGCTCCAAGCGCGAGATCGCCGACCGCATCATCAAGGAAATCATTGCGCGCCTGACCTTCCTGAACAACGTCGGCCTGGACTACCTGTCGCTCGAACGCAGCGCCGACACCCTGTCGGGCGGCGAGGCGCAGCGCATCCGGCTGGCCTCGCAGATCGGCTCCGGCCTGACCGGCGTGATGTATGTGCTGGACGAGCCCTCGATCGGCCTGCACCAGCGCGACAACGACCGCCTGATCGAAACCCTGAAGCATCTGCGCGACATCGGCAACAGCGTGCTGGTGGTCGAGCATGATGAAGATGCGATCCGCTGCGCCGATTACATCGTCGACATGGGCCTGGGCGCGGGCGTGCATGGCGGCGACGTGATCGCCGAGGGCACGCTGGCGCAGATCCTGAAGAACAAGAAGTCCCTGACCGCGCAGTACCTCAACGGCACTTTCCAGATCAAGGTCCCGGAACAGCGCACCAGGCCCGACCCCAAGCGCCAGTTCATCATCACCGGCGCTACCGGCAACAACCTCAAGAACGTCACCTTCAAGGTGCCGGTGGGCCTGTTGACCTGCGTGACCGGCGTCTCCGGTTCGGGCAAGTCGACCCTGGTCAACGACACCCTGTACCACGCCGCCGCGCGCCACCTGTACGGCTCGCAGGCCGAACCGGCGCCGCACGACTCGATCTCCGGCATGGAGCACTTCGACAAGGTGATCTCGGTCGACCAGGCGCCGATCGGCCGCACGCCGCGCTCCAACCCGGCCACCTATACCGGCGTGTTCACGCCGATCCGCGACCTGTTCGCCACCGTGCCTACCGCCAAGGAGCGCGGCTACTCGGCCGGACGCTTCTCGTTCAACGTCAAGGGCGGGCGCTGCGAGTCCTGCCAGGGCGACGGCGTGCTGAAGGTGGAAATGCACTTCCTGCCGGACGTGTATGTGCCCTGCGATGTCTGCCACGGCAACCGCTACAACCGGGAAACCCTGGAAGTGCAGTACAAGGGCAAGAACATCACCGAGGTGCTGGGCATGACGGTGGAGGAAGCGCATGAATTCTTCAAGCCGGTGCCGGTCATTGCGCGCAAGCTGCAGACCCTGCTGGACGTCGGCCTGGGCTATATCCGCCTCGGCCAGAGCGCGACCACGCTGTCGGGCGGCGAGGCGCAGCGGGTCAAGCTGTCGCTGGAGCTGTCCAAGCGCGACACCGGCCGCACCCTCTACATCCTCGACGAGCCGACCACCGGCCTGCACTTCCATGACATCGACCTGCTCCTGAAGGTGATCCACCGCCTGCGCGACCAGGGCAATACCGTGGTCATCATCGAGCACAACCTCGACGTGATCAAGACCGCCGACTGGATCATCGATCTCGGTCCGGAAGGCGGCGCGGGCGGCGGCCAGATCATCGGCGCCGGCACGCCGGAGGATGTCGCCAAGACGCTGGCCAGCTTCACTGGCAAGTACCTTGCGCCGATGCTGAAGAAAAAGAATTAA